In Ruminiclostridium papyrosolvens DSM 2782, the following proteins share a genomic window:
- a CDS encoding Kelch repeat-containing protein — protein MRLKNKVKSVSAIILMLIMVISSSMVFAADPNTWTTKAPMANARYSHEAVVFNGQIYVIGGKTTKAANLNSVEQYNPATDTWTTKAPMTYTKYAHQVAVVGGNIYTIGGLGDVSGCMKSLEEYNPATDTWATKASMNTARGNFGAAVVNGKIYAMGGNAVKSLEEYDPANNIWITKAPMLTDRMSFKVAVVNEKIYAIGGSNSTGSLKSVEQYDPSTDTWTSKAPMNIGRANYQMVVLSGKIYVLAGANTSSTVVSGSVEVYDPAIDTWTTKASMPTPIAGTAVALNGKIYMVGAGGNHNIVEEYDPATDKWTYDAPLTTGRVSDLSVAVNGKIYHIGGATTNSVEEYTPTSTGGSDNGGNENPPVITGNSAILEITMVNGVIKEYDLNAAELDSFLTWYDKSSNGSAPAYYTITKKNNIKPFLSRKEYIAYSKIASFEIKEYAG, from the coding sequence ATGAGATTAAAGAACAAGGTAAAATCTGTTAGCGCAATAATTCTTATGTTAATCATGGTAATTTCAAGCAGTATGGTATTTGCGGCAGACCCCAATACCTGGACAACAAAGGCACCTATGGCGAATGCTAGGTATAGTCATGAAGCGGTAGTTTTCAATGGACAGATATATGTTATTGGTGGGAAAACTACGAAGGCTGCTAACTTAAACTCAGTGGAGCAATATAATCCTGCAACCGATACATGGACAACAAAAGCACCTATGACCTATACAAAATATGCTCATCAAGTGGCTGTAGTAGGTGGTAACATTTACACAATAGGAGGTCTGGGCGACGTTAGCGGATGTATGAAATCATTGGAGGAATACAATCCTGCAACTGATACTTGGGCCACAAAGGCTTCTATGAACACAGCAAGGGGAAATTTTGGAGCAGCTGTAGTAAATGGAAAAATATATGCTATGGGAGGAAATGCAGTTAAATCGTTAGAGGAATATGACCCTGCTAACAATATATGGATAACAAAGGCGCCAATGTTAACAGATAGAATGAGCTTTAAAGTAGCAGTTGTAAACGAAAAAATATATGCAATAGGAGGGTCTAATAGCACCGGGTCTCTCAAATCTGTAGAACAATATGACCCTTCCACTGATACATGGACATCAAAAGCACCTATGAACATCGGAAGAGCAAACTACCAAATGGTTGTATTAAGCGGTAAAATATATGTTTTGGCTGGTGCTAATACTAGTAGCACTGTGGTTTCCGGTTCCGTAGAAGTATATGACCCTGCCATTGACACATGGACAACAAAGGCATCTATGCCGACTCCAATTGCAGGTACAGCAGTGGCATTAAACGGTAAAATATATATGGTTGGTGCTGGAGGTAACCACAATATAGTTGAAGAATATGACCCTGCAACTGATAAATGGACTTACGATGCACCTCTGACTACAGGAAGAGTTTCCGACCTATCTGTTGCAGTAAATGGAAAGATATATCATATAGGAGGTGCTACTACAAACTCCGTAGAAGAATATACACCTACCAGTACAGGCGGCTCCGATAATGGCGGCAATGAGAATCCCCCTGTTATTACAGGAAACAGTGCAATACTTGAAATAACAATGGTTAATGGAGTGATAAAGGAATACGATTTAAATGCTGCTGAACTTGACAGTTTTTTAACTTGGTATGATAAAAGCTCAAATGGCAGTGCTCCGGCGTACTACACAATTACTAAAAAGAACAATATCAAACCCTTCCTAAGCAGAAAGGAATATATTGCATATAGCAAGATAGCAAGCTTTGAAATTAAGGAATATGCGGGATAA
- a CDS encoding radical SAM protein: MSEICSCCPRHCGIDRNNTTGFCGVPQLPKVAKAFLHMWEEPCISGTNGSGTVFFSGCNLKCVFCQNYEISQEGYGKVITVSRLQEIFLDLIKKGAHNINLVNPSHYTKAIKEAILPLKQQGRINVPIVYNTNGYDSPENLQDMKGITDVYLPDFKYLSEKTAVKYAAAPDYPQVCRNAIIEMHKQVGSAVLDSSGIIQKGLIIRHLILPGHVKESIGILNWISENLPGDVYVSLMSQYTPYYNAKNFSEINRPITRNEYQRAVNHLYKLGLEEGYVQERESSDTQYIPDFNQDGV, encoded by the coding sequence ATGAGTGAGATTTGCAGCTGCTGTCCCAGACATTGCGGAATAGACAGAAATAATACTACGGGTTTTTGTGGGGTGCCGCAACTCCCAAAGGTTGCCAAGGCTTTTTTGCATATGTGGGAGGAACCTTGTATTAGTGGCACCAATGGTTCCGGAACAGTATTTTTCAGTGGGTGCAACTTAAAGTGTGTATTTTGTCAGAACTATGAAATCAGTCAGGAAGGGTATGGAAAGGTAATAACCGTAAGCAGACTACAGGAGATTTTTTTGGATTTGATTAAAAAAGGTGCTCATAATATTAATCTTGTAAATCCTTCTCACTATACAAAAGCTATTAAGGAAGCAATTCTGCCGTTGAAACAGCAGGGTAGGATTAATGTTCCCATAGTTTATAATACAAATGGATATGATTCGCCGGAAAATTTACAGGATATGAAGGGAATCACAGATGTGTATCTCCCTGATTTTAAGTACCTTTCAGAGAAAACAGCTGTAAAGTATGCGGCGGCACCGGACTATCCTCAAGTTTGCAGAAATGCAATTATTGAAATGCATAAACAGGTGGGTTCGGCGGTACTGGACTCTTCAGGTATTATACAAAAAGGACTTATTATCAGACATCTGATTTTGCCCGGTCATGTTAAAGAGAGTATAGGTATTCTGAACTGGATATCCGAGAATCTGCCCGGAGATGTTTATGTATCCCTTATGAGCCAGTACACGCCTTATTACAATGCAAAGAATTTTTCTGAGATAAACAGGCCTATTACAAGAAATGAGTACCAAAGGGCCGTTAACCATCTTTACAAACTTGGACTGGAAGAGGGTTATGTTCAGGAAAGGGAATCTTCGGACACACAGTATATTCCCGACTTTAATCAGGACGGGGTTTAA
- a CDS encoding flagellar protein FlgN, which produces MTPEQYIQKLTDLSLKKSDSMKKILILTKKQAEVITEDSIEELQNLIDIKQKLIDDINELDDAFEVYFSRLKSILGIESMEEVRISDYGEMVQLQQTIKTIFQTIKEIQNVENQNNMKARDVLESLGGQIRQVKQGKIANNGYNIGGKLPQQSYYFDTKK; this is translated from the coding sequence ATGACACCTGAACAATATATTCAAAAGCTTACTGATTTGTCCTTGAAAAAGTCAGATAGTATGAAAAAAATATTAATTCTTACAAAAAAGCAGGCAGAAGTAATAACTGAAGACAGTATAGAGGAACTGCAAAATCTAATTGACATAAAGCAAAAACTAATAGATGATATAAATGAGTTGGATGACGCCTTTGAAGTGTATTTTTCAAGGCTGAAATCTATTCTGGGAATAGAGAGTATGGAAGAAGTACGCATATCGGATTATGGAGAAATGGTGCAATTACAACAGACTATTAAGACAATATTTCAGACCATAAAAGAAATTCAAAACGTTGAAAATCAAAATAACATGAAAGCCAGAGATGTTCTGGAAAGTTTAGGTGGACAAATAAGGCAGGTAAAACAAGGTAAAATAGCAAACAACGGTTATAATATCGGAGGAAAACTGCCTCAACAGTCATACTATTTTGACACAAAAAAATAA
- a CDS encoding SAF domain-containing protein: MSKRLIIKTILICLGLFLILDSAIFAYIFTKYPINTEKTVAVVVATENIKEGTVIEEGFLRKKQVYASGVNSGVETEIGNVAGKKALTNIHRDDYIRAHDLLERKDWYRDDERIIILPVSMEERLANLIRKGSYVDIRLQRDTSEVTEDILYKIQVKDVLDDAGIALDSKSAVNSKTAYLKLILGKTDREKIYSASRSGKLIYELYCDSTQKARGG, from the coding sequence ATGAGTAAAAGGCTTATTATAAAGACGATTCTTATCTGTTTAGGTTTATTTCTGATTTTGGATTCTGCAATATTTGCATATATCTTTACGAAATATCCCATTAATACGGAAAAGACAGTAGCTGTTGTTGTAGCGACGGAAAATATAAAAGAAGGCACAGTAATAGAAGAAGGTTTTCTTAGGAAAAAGCAGGTATATGCATCGGGGGTGAATTCCGGTGTTGAAACGGAAATTGGCAATGTTGCAGGGAAAAAGGCACTTACAAATATACACAGGGATGATTACATCAGGGCACACGACCTTCTGGAGAGGAAGGATTGGTATAGGGATGATGAAAGAATTATTATACTTCCGGTTAGTATGGAGGAAAGACTGGCTAATCTCATAAGAAAAGGTTCATATGTTGACATAAGACTTCAAAGAGACACTAGTGAGGTTACAGAGGATATTTTGTACAAAATACAGGTGAAGGATGTACTGGACGATGCCGGAATAGCCTTGGATTCCAAGTCAGCAGTAAACTCTAAAACCGCTTACTTAAAGTTGATTTTAGGTAAAACGGACAGAGAAAAGATATATTCAGCATCAAGAAGCGGAAAGCTCATTTATGAGCTGTACTGTGACAGTACACAAAAAGCGAGAGGAGGTTAA
- a CDS encoding alpha/beta hydrolase produces MAVIYILVLVLAAVAAISFFSAWRITHPAKVTTPQISSNIAPDYKNISFTVGEGKEKINGWFFPYSGSKKTVVMVHGYGKNRLQFEEQTFPLIARLNREGFNVMTFDLRGSGNSSGSTSTFGKNETVDILGAVKYLKQRTTEQIILMGFSTGASSCLSALTQTPYKDSIIGVIADSPYSNIDNYVDYIVESSMWLPDIPFKPAVKFAVKKISKIDNSLDVISKMSSIIPTPVLLIDGAQDNPHTDDNTRLIYEMYKRKSPVQAHYWNSGAANYGESYLSAQDKYIDEVVNFSNECVEEAAKAVKK; encoded by the coding sequence TTGGCAGTAATTTATATATTGGTTTTAGTGTTAGCCGCTGTAGCTGCAATCTCTTTTTTTTCTGCGTGGAGAATTACTCATCCCGCAAAGGTTACTACTCCTCAGATATCCTCAAATATAGCGCCTGACTATAAAAATATAAGCTTTACGGTTGGTGAAGGCAAAGAAAAAATAAACGGTTGGTTTTTCCCCTATAGTGGCTCTAAAAAAACTGTTGTTATGGTTCACGGCTATGGAAAAAACAGACTTCAATTTGAGGAGCAAACCTTTCCACTTATTGCAAGGCTGAATAGAGAAGGTTTCAACGTAATGACCTTTGACTTAAGAGGTTCCGGCAACTCATCGGGTTCAACTTCAACCTTTGGTAAAAATGAGACTGTTGATATTTTAGGTGCTGTAAAATATCTTAAACAACGGACTACTGAGCAGATTATTCTTATGGGTTTCTCTACGGGAGCATCTTCATGTCTGTCCGCACTGACACAGACTCCCTATAAGGACAGCATTATTGGAGTAATTGCAGACAGTCCTTACTCAAATATTGATAATTATGTTGATTATATAGTGGAATCGTCAATGTGGCTGCCTGACATCCCCTTTAAACCGGCTGTGAAATTTGCTGTTAAAAAGATATCAAAGATTGATAACTCACTGGACGTAATATCAAAGATGTCTTCTATTATTCCAACTCCGGTACTTTTGATTGATGGGGCACAGGATAATCCACATACCGATGATAATACAAGGTTGATTTATGAGATGTATAAAAGAAAAAGTCCCGTACAGGCACATTATTGGAACTCAGGTGCTGCCAATTATGGTGAAAGCTATTTATCAGCTCAGGATAAGTATATTGATGAGGTAGTGAATTTTTCAAATGAATGTGTTGAGGAAGCTGCCAAGGCAGTTAAAAAATAG
- a CDS encoding serine/threonine-protein kinase: protein MQDNYFHFKYKYIKLLGRGGCGDVYLAENTKLGNLWAVKEIPKGRASTISGYLEPEILKRLNHPALPRICDVYEDERCIYIVEDYIEGTCLKRILDEKGSVEEKRAAEWGIQLCSVLDYLHSQKAGPVVYGDMKPHNIILTKGETIKLIDFGVSSRLNESRDKPPGVTGTAFIGTKGYAAPEQFMGGNLYPASDIYSLGITLIHLITGVDPVKNYSFYHNNIFSDYLSPIMYQILKKCIDPKPDFRYRTAEELMEALRHYILVSSDVLIQNSLHGTSPSYLFSKITALTGVGGTGVSTLTGAMAEQASKSGNSVCIVDLSKSGDLAKIFAREGENFPSTLPQKIKANMYYLKPSILLNGDSQENLTLNKLLGQLQEKYRYIFIDGPPTILNSIAIYLDNIFIISDMNPFSISKTINVLDWEGLGEKIVSRTSFIINKFYKGELSSAILLNSVINNFVSENVKELFTKTEFFEVTYSDNVYLKWMYGYFEEFTGFNSLLSDNFKKSISNIILHKIIPKKKKS from the coding sequence ATGCAGGATAATTATTTTCATTTTAAGTACAAATATATAAAGTTACTGGGGCGAGGTGGCTGCGGAGATGTGTATCTGGCGGAAAATACCAAGTTGGGGAATCTCTGGGCTGTAAAGGAAATTCCAAAGGGCAGGGCTTCAACCATAAGCGGTTACTTGGAACCCGAGATATTAAAGAGATTAAATCATCCCGCACTTCCAAGAATATGTGATGTTTATGAGGATGAACGATGTATATATATCGTTGAGGACTATATAGAAGGAACCTGCCTTAAAAGGATACTTGATGAAAAAGGAAGTGTTGAAGAGAAAAGGGCAGCAGAATGGGGTATACAGCTGTGCAGCGTGCTGGATTATCTTCACAGTCAGAAGGCTGGCCCTGTCGTATATGGAGATATGAAGCCACATAACATTATTTTGACAAAGGGAGAGACCATCAAACTCATTGATTTTGGAGTATCCTCCAGACTAAACGAATCAAGGGATAAACCTCCCGGTGTCACAGGAACCGCCTTTATAGGTACAAAAGGCTATGCGGCTCCCGAACAGTTTATGGGAGGCAATTTATACCCCGCATCGGATATTTATTCTTTAGGAATTACTTTAATTCATCTTATCACGGGAGTTGACCCCGTAAAGAATTATTCTTTTTATCATAATAATATTTTCTCAGATTATCTTTCACCAATAATGTACCAAATACTTAAAAAATGTATAGACCCAAAGCCTGATTTCAGATACAGGACAGCAGAAGAACTCATGGAAGCCCTTAGACACTATATTTTGGTAAGTTCGGATGTCCTGATTCAAAACTCCCTTCATGGAACATCCCCATCCTACCTGTTTTCAAAAATAACCGCATTAACGGGAGTTGGCGGCACAGGTGTTTCTACTCTCACAGGGGCAATGGCCGAACAAGCTTCGAAATCTGGTAATTCCGTATGTATAGTTGATTTAAGTAAGTCAGGAGATCTAGCTAAAATTTTTGCCCGGGAGGGTGAAAATTTTCCTTCAACTCTTCCACAAAAAATAAAAGCTAACATGTACTATCTGAAACCGTCAATCCTATTGAACGGTGATTCGCAGGAGAATTTGACCTTGAACAAGCTGCTGGGACAACTTCAAGAGAAATACAGATACATATTTATCGATGGGCCACCCACTATTCTTAACTCAATAGCAATATATCTGGACAATATTTTTATCATTTCTGACATGAATCCTTTTAGTATATCCAAAACAATAAACGTTCTTGATTGGGAGGGTTTGGGGGAGAAAATTGTATCCAGAACATCTTTTATAATCAATAAATTTTATAAAGGTGAATTAAGTTCAGCTATCCTTTTAAATAGTGTTATTAATAATTTTGTATCCGAGAATGTAAAAGAACTGTTTACAAAGACAGAATTTTTTGAGGTGACCTATAGCGATAATGTATATCTAAAATGGATGTACGGCTATTTTGAAGAGTTTACCGGATTCAATAGTCTATTATCTGATAATTTCAAAAAATCTATATCAAATATAATTTTACATAAAATCATTCCAAAGAAAAAGAAAAGTTAA
- a CDS encoding ATPase, T2SS/T4P/T4SS family, which yields MRTLLKLCLKELMEYVEEELRLNGLNGIKAYKEDTADIILDNAKQAQKLLAMDGSPKAREFMQNSIYFLLIEKSEIITQENIDGILGEYHINYYENIYTGGDAKIISKPVDAELAEHLSRYSISIDDDFDIKLQKLTQIIYQEVYGYGILDELIFDPVLNEVACTRSDYIWLQYKGIKRHIPNKAFCFSSEGSYRKLIENRLTSTAREEMNAGAPLVYAILKNGARVTALRPPLSKYYVVNVRLFAPKTQLVNYRDNFIENRIARIIELLAGKGRRNVAIIGEQGSGKTTAADELIIKQLDSNISIGLAENIHELNISSNYPGKNIVELQYTKEFKPSDITEVFFRLNRDIVIYGEVRNSYEAFEMIKAMLRQARGSLFTFHSSSSRRMIHDLRQLLMQTGYYTDFREAQFDVADAVDLIIHIKLDRETGQRYVYKVSEVLACEENMTFQINDLFVFDREKEKYISNKNGLSKQQLLSCLEYEFTQSDAEELNRLFHKGNSDSDSGDVFSEADTI from the coding sequence GTGAGAACATTACTAAAGTTGTGTTTAAAGGAATTAATGGAGTATGTGGAGGAAGAATTAAGACTAAACGGGCTCAATGGAATAAAAGCATATAAGGAAGATACGGCAGATATTATTCTTGATAATGCAAAACAGGCACAAAAGCTTCTGGCAATGGATGGAAGCCCTAAAGCAAGGGAATTTATGCAAAACAGCATATATTTTTTACTTATAGAAAAGTCTGAAATCATTACTCAGGAAAATATTGATGGAATTTTGGGAGAGTATCACATAAATTATTATGAAAATATATACACCGGCGGTGACGCAAAGATTATATCCAAGCCTGTCGATGCGGAGCTTGCAGAGCATTTAAGCCGCTATTCTATCAGCATAGACGACGATTTTGATATAAAGCTGCAAAAGCTTACCCAAATCATTTATCAGGAGGTATACGGCTATGGTATCCTTGATGAACTGATTTTCGACCCGGTGCTCAATGAAGTTGCCTGTACAAGGAGCGACTATATTTGGCTTCAATACAAGGGTATCAAAAGGCATATCCCCAATAAGGCTTTTTGCTTCAGCAGTGAGGGCAGCTATAGAAAATTAATAGAGAACAGGTTAACTTCAACGGCGAGAGAAGAAATGAATGCAGGAGCACCCCTCGTATATGCAATCTTAAAAAATGGGGCGAGAGTAACTGCGCTAAGACCTCCCTTATCAAAATATTATGTTGTAAATGTGAGATTGTTTGCTCCTAAAACTCAATTAGTAAATTATAGAGATAACTTTATTGAGAACAGAATCGCTCGTATTATTGAACTTCTTGCGGGAAAGGGAAGAAGAAATGTAGCTATTATAGGGGAGCAGGGTTCGGGAAAAACTACTGCGGCTGACGAGCTTATTATTAAGCAGCTTGACTCGAATATAAGCATAGGTCTGGCAGAAAACATACATGAACTGAATATCTCATCAAACTATCCCGGAAAGAATATAGTTGAGCTGCAATACACAAAGGAATTTAAACCCTCGGATATAACAGAGGTCTTTTTCAGACTTAACAGGGATATTGTAATATACGGTGAAGTAAGGAATTCATATGAGGCCTTTGAAATGATAAAAGCTATGCTAAGACAGGCAAGAGGCAGTCTTTTTACCTTTCATTCATCCAGTTCCAGACGAATGATCCATGACCTGAGACAGCTGTTAATGCAGACCGGCTACTATACCGATTTCAGGGAAGCTCAGTTTGATGTGGCAGATGCAGTTGATCTCATAATACACATAAAACTGGACAGAGAAACGGGGCAACGTTATGTATACAAGGTTTCGGAAGTTTTGGCCTGTGAAGAAAACATGACTTTTCAGATTAACGACCTTTTTGTTTTTGACAGGGAAAAAGAGAAATACATATCAAACAAAAATGGTCTGTCAAAGCAGCAACTACTATCCTGTCTTGAGTACGAATTTACCCAATCGGATGCAGAAGAATTGAACAGATTGTTTCATAAAGGTAATTCAGACAGTGATTCCGGGGACGTTTTTTCGGAGGCTGATACCATATGA
- the fliS gene encoding flagellar export chaperone FliS yields the protein MMVNNGYNQYKENSVYTATPEELTLMLYNGLVKFIMLAQSAIDQRKIERANNSIIRAQDIVREFQVTLDMKYEVSKHLDSIYDYMYRRLIQANIKKDKAILEEMLEMAKDLRDTWTQAMKLAKRQVSSKDQIAR from the coding sequence ATGATGGTCAACAACGGTTATAATCAATATAAAGAAAATTCAGTATACACGGCTACTCCGGAGGAGCTTACTCTGATGCTGTATAATGGTTTAGTTAAATTTATTATGCTGGCCCAGAGTGCTATTGACCAAAGGAAAATAGAAAGAGCCAATAACTCAATTATTCGTGCACAGGATATAGTGAGAGAATTTCAAGTGACCTTGGATATGAAGTACGAGGTATCCAAACATTTGGATAGTATATATGATTACATGTATAGAAGATTAATTCAGGCAAATATAAAAAAGGATAAAGCTATTCTGGAAGAAATGTTGGAAATGGCAAAAGATTTAAGAGATACATGGACTCAGGCTATGAAGCTTGCAAAACGACAGGTTTCATCTAAAGATCAGATTGCAAGGTAA